The segment CAGGCATCGTAAGACAGTACTCTAGCCCAATAATGTTGGGGGATCCAATGTGGGGCGGCAGTCATATTTCAGGGTGACTGTGCACACTCTTTAACACAACCCTGCTAAATGTAGCAATGAATGTAGTGCCAGACACAGGCGCAATGCCTAGAAAGCGCACTTCATGGTATCATAACCCTTCTGTGAAGATCAGCAACCGACTCAAACTTGTATACAGCTCCATCTAGTGTTTTATCCATGATATGACATGgtaaaagataattattttagGCTCTATGATTTTTAAAGGCACTTGCAGACTTTAAACAGTATTGAACATTGAACGTCAAACATGCACAACAGTGCATGCAATCAAATAGCTCTTTTCATTAAACTAGGACAAGAAACTAACCTGACGGGTAAAAGGCAGGCGCTCATGGCAGTAAGTGTCCATCCATCCAAACCTGTTCTGTTCTTCCTTAAAAAGTTTCAGACAAAGCATTCTTCCTGGTTCCTTTGAAATCTCTTGATGCCTAGTTGCATATACATACGGCCCACCGGTCCACAGCTGGGGTGGGCTGACGAAAGGAGGAGCATACTCTGTTAAAGGCAGATCCACACTCTATCGGTGATTTCTTTATCCTGCAGCATTTTTGTGGTGTACTTGTGTGCCATGGCATTTAAAATGTGTGCTAGTCTCTGGTGGCAGTATCCTAGTGTAGTCCCAGCTTTGATTTGAATTGTTGATATAGGTATAGCTGTCTGAAATAAACATTAcacaaaattatgttattttactCTGATATTATTAATAGGTAATGATGAAAGTTACTTTAGTCCAAGGTATAAATCCATTGGATCTATCATTTTTgtattctatggcacctttaactttgaagcagttttaaatttgaaataaGTAACATTTGAAACATACCACCTGTATTTTCAAGTCAACAAAAGTGCATCATGCAAATGTGCACAAGAAAACATTTATGATATATGCTAATGTTTTTAAGGTAATACCTGACTTAGATGGTTGTCTAGAAAATTGAAGAAGTCTTTAACTCTGGACGTGTGACAGTAATATGTGTTTTCCTCTTGTGCATCCTTGACCACAGCCACTATACAGCCTGAACACCGTGCAAACTAATTTATATCAGTGTGAATTTACACGTAGGAGTTTTTATCTGTCAAGTAAATAACTTTGATAAACAAAACATCATGTTTTGCTGGATTCTACTGCGCTGCACATAATCAAATGACTACTTCCCATTCTAAATCCCTTCAGGGAGATTCTGCATAATGTGATTTGTTTGTAGGGACATAAAATGAGCTTATAGGTGGTTAGTGACAACAAGCTTATCTCCACCTAATCAATGTTTGATCATAAATATATGAGCTTAATGACTTGCTGTGTGAATGTGTTGTTAACCAAATATATTTAGACAAAGTATTGAACTGGAACTTTCCAAATGTGAAGGAACTGTTTTTATTGCATCTCATATGTATAAGTTTAACTTTGAgatgtaataaaaacagttttttcacATTTTGGTTATGGAAAATTCCAATTCCTCACTCGCGTGTTGTGTTGGCAAGTGTGTCCATGTAAACACAAACAAATCTAGAGTTCTAGCGTTCATGAATGTTGACATTTTGTTTCCATGTAGTTTACATGCCTTTACACATTTGTAAAGTAAGTTTCATGAAACTGGCCCACTCAAAGTGATGCCAtcaatatattttgatatttgaatacTGACAGATCTCCTCTTCACAGCTATATGAGCATAGGGTATATGAAAGCATTCCCACAATTAATTTGTATGGATTTGCATTGAAATTGAATCACGTCATAAAAACATACATTGAATGACATTCAGACCTCCAGTGGTGTGTCCAACAATGTACTGCAGATGGAAAATTAATTCCTGGTTTCATGGCTGTTTTAGCAAGCACTTTCTGAGAATTTAATAGGTTTATATTCTGAAAGATGGACTACTTGATAGTAAGAGTTTATTTCTAATGTTGATCATTGTCTTGTCAGGAAATCGGAGGGGAGGAGCTAAGACCGCAACTGATTCTACAACTAAATGAAATCACCTGAAACCTCCTTTACTTGATCTTACGTCCTCACAGAGACAAAGACGCTTCTGAAGGGACTGGCATATTAACAGGTTAAAGAAATCTAATAatgaatcattttcattttacagatttgttatatactgtattttattagaAACTGACAACATTAATGATTATTTCTGGTGCAGCTGATTTTGTTTGCTTATCCAAAATcgtgtattttcccttttttgCTCTTTCTGTTAATTAATTGTGTAATTTGTAGTTACTAAAGTATACACAATAATAATAGGGTTCCTGGTTGGAAAAAATTAATGTGGAGATATTTTGTGTCTGAAATGTGCAAAACCctcttttaaacaataaaaacattaaagtagCATTTTTCTGATTTGTAACTTAAGTCAAAGTCAGAGAGTCAAAGTaacaattttgtttttctttcagggCACAATGTTTAATTCGTTGTGGCTCATTCTCATATTGGGTATGAAgaagattttaaatgattttagtattttattgaaGTTTAAGATGTATATTATAGATGCCCATATTGTGTTTTATAATTCATACAGATTTTGGAAATGTACCTCCAGTCGAATCGTTTCTGAGGTTGATGAATGGTATTGGTTTTTGTTCTGGGCGAGTGGAGGTTCTTTATAATGGAACATGGGGAACAGTGTGTGGTGATTACTGGAATCAATCAcatgctgcagtggtgtgtagagagatGGGCTGTGGGGATGTGATAGAGGCAATGCCTGAAGCTTATTTTGGAGAAGGTTCAGGACAAATATGGATGGATGATGTAAATTGCACTGGCACAGAGTCTTCACTGATGGACTGTGAGACACTTGGATGGGGAACACATGATTGTGAGCATTCAGAAGACGCTGGAGTCATATGTGAAGGTGGATGAAAGCTATGTAAATATTGAATACACTAAATAGAACCAAGCTTTTCTAATCCCTTACTTTTTATGTCAGACTTTATTAGGTTGATAAATGGTCCTGACTCTTGTTCTGGACGAGTGGAGGTTCTTCATGatggtcagtggggaacagtgtgtgatgatgGATGGGATCAAACcgatgctgcagtggtgtgtaaAGAACTGAATTGTGGGAATGTGATTGAGGCAAAGAGTGCTGCTTATTTTGGACCAGGTGTAGGACCAGTATGGATGGGTGATGTACAGTGTACTGGGACTGAGGCTTCACTTGTGAACTGTACATCAACAACATGGGGAATACAGAACTGTGAACATTTAAAAGATGCTGGAGTCACCTGTAACAGTGAGTTAAAATATCTtgcattttgcatgtttttttttttttttattctgtcactTATTATTtactcatgccattccaaaccatATGAGGTTTCTTctgtatgtaaaatataaacaaatattttctaaCCACAGATCAAAATCAGAGAGGGGCCAAAAAGTTTGGCAGACGCTTTTGTGTAAAGCAATTATTGATAACACAAAATGATAAGGTTACATTAACGACCACTGCTGTAGTGCTGTCTGCCAACACAAGAAGCTCCCTAGAGCACGCTGAACTTGTCACACACAAAGCAGTTTGGTAGGAGCAGAACAATGTTGTCTCTCGGCTCCAaagcgaaaacctggtatgctTTGCACCTGCAGCCTTTTTATGCTCATGCTCTGatcagcagctggatgcaataatcgcaTGCCAATGTATATTGGCTCACTTAGTTTACacttgaagtagattggtctctctaagcGAAATCCCAATTGGTTGTCACCAACGTGCTTTAGCATAACTGCCCAAAAACCCTTTTGGGATGTTTATTTGTAAGAGTGTTGCATTTCAACTTACtttttcataataattattaattcatgattaataaatatgataaattttttacatttaatttatatttgtcaACACACTAACTAACGTCATATAATGGGATCTTATgatgcttttccactgcatggtgcGGTACGGTACAGTTAGGTACGGTTCACTTTTCAagggttttccactgggtacagtacctcgTACCTAGTACTTTTTTAGTACCACTTTGGTTGAGATTCCAAGTGAACCATACTGTTACCAAAACATGGcatgtaaactctgctgatcgcTGATTGCCCGGAGAGAAACGGTTAATCACGAGTCGCGGCAGTACAGGCAGCACAACTATAACGACATAtgaataatcccgcccactctaaAGTGGTACTAAATTGCAGTGGAAACACAAACCAAGCCGAGTCGAGCAGTGCCGTACCGTACTGAAGCCAAGCCAAGTCATACTATGCAGTGGAAAAATGCCATTACTGTTACCATTGCATTCAAGATGTAGCTTAAACTAGCAAAATTTGCATTTTgctgaactattgctttaagtcAGTAAACTTTGGTTTAgccaaaaacacaaaaatttacATGTATACAAATCCAAAATTGATAATTGTGGTGGGTTTTGATATTGCTGTgtaccaaataataataaagcccATGCATCAAGatggtcctcactgcagaacacacgATCCAGGGGGTGTGGTTGGATCCAGATCCAATTCCTCCCACCTTACAtatacctaaacctacccatctccacctccTGATCCCTAAATCcacccatttccacccctaaacctaccagtcTCCAAGCCCTAGATGTGGATCCAACAAtgccccctggatcttgtgttctgcagtgaggggctACTGCATGCATCACTTATTATGGGTGTGGGTATCAGATTGCACTTCCCTCCATTCTTTGGGACAACAGCCAAGGACTTTCACCTTGACAATAAAgatttagaattataataattcgGAGGGAGTTTACCATCTGACTAATCTGATGAGTAAGTGATATACTGGTGAGCTTGTAGAGCCTCTAATTATCAATACAAGAATGACACAGTTgcaataaatatgaatttattaaaaaGATATATAAGAGTAAAATATCAATACTACAAAGAAACTGACTAAATTACAAAGGGAATATGACTAAACTACTAAGGGAATTTAATCGATATCAAACAGAAGCTACAGACTACTACACAAATGGGTGTTAATTGAATTAATTCCAAGTAAATGAGCAACAGTTTGGATGACGCATTGAATGGGTAGTTAGCAGTTTATGGGTAATTCAGTTGTGTTCACTGTGGATGCTGGTATGAAATAGTAAATAAGCATAATGTATCTATCTGTATAAACTGACCCTGGAAAAACAGTGTCTACACAAATAGCAATCCCATATAGCAACAACCTAATGCCAAGGGAAAGGTTTGGTTAGCTTATATTTACATTCCACACTCTGATTCTTAGAAAATCAATTGCATTCATGAGGTTTTGTCTGGTCTCCCTTTTAACCATCTGATGGTCACAGATGAGTCTCGAAGAGTGAAAATGTTAacatgtaaaactctttccacagacGTGAAGCTGGTCGATGGTTCCAGAGAGTGTGATGGAAGAGTTCAGATTCTGTATAATGAGCAGTGGGGCGCAGTGTGTCACTCAGGTTGGGATCTAGCAGATGCTACAGTGTTGTGTCAAGAGCTTTACTGTGGAGACATTGCTGAGCCGAAAGCATATGTACAACCTTCAGGGCAAATATGGATGGATCAAGTGGCTTGTACAGGAAATGAGTTGACAGTGCGGGACTGTCCTTTTACTGGTTGGGGTGTGAGCAGTTGTTTGGATGGACTTCATGCTGGAGTTTCATGTCAACGTAAGATCAACTTACATATGAGTCTCTCAAATTACGTATAGCTTAACACTCCTTTTGTGTTGGGGTCAGTATGACCCACACTTAATTTTGCAGCTTGAAAAACTGGTTAAACTATTTATTTCTTGAAAATTTGTTTAAGATTTATCATTTAGGGTCATGAATGTGCATGAAAAGGTTCAACACATAGATGTATTTTGGAATCTTTTGTGTTGGGGTCATATGGCCTCCCTGATTGACCCTTATTGGTTTTCATGCAGTTTACCAAAATTAGcaaattgtgggtggggggttCTCAATTACTAGACTGTTGCTGAGAAACCTTTTTTCCCCTCAAAAGGgttagagaaaaagaaaaaaacttagaTGTAACAATaactgtggctcagtggtagagcattgtgttagcagtgcaaaaggctgtgggttcaattcccaggataCACACATACTGAAAAGAATAttgtagcctgaatgcactttaagttgctttggataaaagtgtctgtctTGTACATGTACTGCTTACACAAGTTCAAATCATGTTAGATGCTATTTATTCTTGTAGTTATTTGGACTTAAGATAatattgatcattaaaaaataacacaaaaacatataTGAATCATTACATTTCTTACATATTTAGTATTTCCAGTCTCAGATAATCCAAATAAAAGGTTTCTGTTTTCTTAGAATAGTTTAGAATATTAAGCATTTCCAcagtgtatttttatcaaattgcATGAAAACTAATGTGTGTCAATTTGACCGAATTTGTACCGTTTTTAAACACGGGGAGGGTTAATAATTATATCATTCACATCCCAGTTTTCCTGACAAATGCAATGACTAGATTCCATAATGACAAATCATTCTTCCTTGTCAATGTTTCACTTCACAGCAACGGCGAGAAAAGTTGTGTTGAGGATTGTGGTGAAGGCCGAGAGTGGATTCAATGTCAATGATCCAGATATCAAGAACAAGCTTCTGGATATGGTACGGTTCATGCTAACTTTTATCAAGCAATCTTTGCAATAGAAAAAGATAATTCAAAGTTTCAAACTTTTGATAAAGTGTAATGCCAAAATGAGAGCTCAGTAAGTGAAATAACTCTGGCTTGACTGTTTTCTTACTAAAATTGCAACAAATTTCACAGATTGGGAATGTGGTTGGAGATAGAGGAAAGTATAAAGAATATTGGAGAATACAGCCTGATGATGAGCAAGTTTTTCACAAACAGAGAACAGCCACAGGTTTGCAAACAGAGAGATGATGGGCTATCTTTTCAAAATACtggatatgaaaatatttttgtattattgttttaaattgtaaaactatTATATTCACAGGTcttttctgaatgacagaaaagGGAGAAAACAGATTCTAATACTAATTATAATCAGAATCACAATGAGCTTTATTCACCAAGTGTGCACAAACAAACAAGGATTTTCTGTGGTTTCCAAGAGCTGTACATACATACAACACAAGAAAATATGAAGAacgtttaaataaaacaataaaaataaataaataaatgaaatacaatgaAGCACATCAAGATCAATAAGATGTGGGTATtaatgtactgtgtatatataaactgtataagTGGAAAAAGTATGTATTTACATAATGACATATAATGACATTACACTTGTCTTTTTGTTTCTTCACTCTATTACTCTATCACTCTACTATACAGATTACTgtgtatgtgaaaaataaatatgtatgtaatttATTGGTGCACACTCATGCAGAGAGAAAGACCCAGGTAGTTTGatttatggaagaaaaaaaaaaaagattaatcttCATTACCCAGGGTAGGTTTGATTATAAATTATCACTTATTTTAGGAGAttgatttgtaaatatattaaatcaaaatcaaataaagATTTAACATGTAAAGAAAATCacagttttacttttatttatttttctttgtgctCAAAATGATAACATACCATTCATATCTGTGGCCAAAAAAGCCTGACTTcagttaaaaatgtatgttttgtgtGCCATAGATTTGTTTCTTCATACAATGAACATGGAAAGCAGGGTCCACTGTAaaactttgtgttttattatttactcaGAAAATGTTTTGCCTAAAATCTCTATAGTAAATCAGATTATGTAAACACAGCAAACAGGACAAACAagcatattcatatttaaaacatattttgtaatatattcgAAATGCATACCACTATAAATGTAGATGATGTCACCATCTGAATTTATCtagttattttgtaaaatgtggtTGTCATACTATAAtcttctttaaatgataatgtgtATTGAAATCAATCACTTTATACAATTAATGGAAGGACCAGATGTACTTGTAGTCAAACATGAATGCTATGATTTCTGCATCAATACATTCACGTATTATCAAATCACACATTaatcaaaatatataacaataaacaaagggtttatacatattttttacaatctagaagatttgtattatttttaatagctttCTGAAACACTTCATTAGATTGTGTCTTCCATCACAGGGTAAAAGTTACTGAATCTTTAAATTTCTTCCTTATCTGTGAAAATAATGagtgaaaatatattaaataacagtTTATAATTATGTTTCTATTAATTATGGATTCATGAAACCATTTTTGTTCAGAAACCGTTTTCTTTTCCTTGTACATTTTCATTTGGCTAAGTTATTTTATAGAGTAGATGTTGCATATGTgtgactgaaattaaaatgttaagcATTCGAGCTGAAGTCATGCTGATCTGCTGCCACTCCTTGTGTAAATGTGCTGAAAGTCCAAATTTGGTAGATGCTCAGGAAGACAAATCTTTTGACTTAACGTTTACAGAGGACTCAAGCATTGTGTATTCCCCATCCATTTTATAAACAGGTTTTCAGTGTAGATTCATTCACAGCACATTGTACATAATCCATCCACATCATTCCTGATCCCTtgctgaaacaaacacacactcttcatACCACTGCTGCATCTGATAGATCCCAGCCATCATCACACATTGTTCCCCACAAAGAACCTCTAGTCGTTTCTCAACTGGCAGATGACTTTAGCATCTTGTTAATGGTTACAGTTGTATATTATCCATCCATTTGAAGAACAGCTTTTCAGCATAAATTCCTTCCCGTTTCATCCATGCATACCATTCCTGATCCTTGGCCAAAAGAAGCAGCACTCCGTGTGTCAATCATATTGCCACAACCCATCTCTCTATACACCACTGTAGCGTTTGTTAGATCCCAGccatcacacactgttccccactgaaACCCACACTCTTCCAGAACAGAACTGCCATTAAccaatcttaaaaaaattaatttaattttaatttaattttaaccaATCTGAATTCACTTCCACTAGTGACTGCTATGGAGCCTGTGGATGTTTTAGCGGGATATCACAGATGCACATTATGTCAGCAAACAGAAAGAAACCACACAGGTAATTGATAGTCTCACAGAGGTTTATTTAAGGCTTATGAGTGGATGAAGCTGAAGGATCTGGTGTGACTGATGACACATTAATTTTatagtatttaatttatatataattatatataattcaaaaGATATTATCGGTTCAACGACAGGTACGCAATTAAGTTTTGTGTCAGTACATCGGTCTCCTTACCCAGAAGCAGAAAGAGATGCATCCACAACATATTGGCTGCAAATATAGGCTATTCCATAAGATATTAGACATGAAATACCTACTCGTTGGTGTCATAGACTGTcacatgttttgtgtgtttattcatgtttttccagtttttccccttttgtattaatttgattccagtttatatatatatatatatatatatatatatatatatatatatatatatatgtttcattGATCCCAGGTGTGCCAAGCGCTAGCACTGATTGAGGGCATCACTTGGGTGTCCTGTTTTGGAAGTTATTACCAGTGTTTCTTCCCATTTTTTGGGGGTACTTGCCAGCTCTGAAAAATAATGCAATGCAGCTCATTTCATTGTCAGTGATGCAGATGCCCCACAACATCTTGAGACCACCTGAGACCTAATTATTTCATTATCTGTATTAAAAGATGCACAGCACTAACAATGGATTTACACTGGAGATTTAATTCCAACTGACTGGATCCCATGTCGAGTTGAATAGGTTCAACTATTTCTAACAGCCTGGGGATATGATTATAGAGACATTGCTGTGTATCATCTGACACAAGAGACCTGATTAAGCAATTGTTatcttttgttttaataataggCCTGGTCCCATAGTGCTTTAATAAAGCATGCCAAACAAGGCAATTGTCATTTAATCACAATGTCCTGATTCAAATTAAGCCTCATAAGTGATCACAGTTTTAATTTAGATATCTTTATTCAGACCCTGTTAATGTCTGTCATTTTATTCTCAAggaatctctctctcacacacactcccacaaacACTTTCTTACTCAAATGAGCTGTGAATTTGCAATGGTCAAGTTAAGCCCTTTTCTATTGTGTGATTATTTGACTTCTTCACAGCAGAGCTGATTTAGCTTAAAGGAAGGGGGCAGGGCGAACCTGGGGTGTGGAGGGGTTGAAACAAGGAATGGGAGCATCCCAGATGGGGGCTGGGTGCTCTTGTCTTTAAACGagacttctgtttttttttttaaataattaaaattaaaacattttataagcaaaatatataatataaataaaataacaacaattaaataacaaaacaaaagtgtGTGTATCATTTCATATTGCATGATTAATTTCTAGAAAACTCCAGGACAGCATCTTGCATCTTGATTAAAGAATAAATATGAAACAATAATATAATGTGGATTTATTAAAACAGCAAATTACACTTTGTAATGCAACTAATTTATCTATTACAAGTGGAAATGCAGAAATACCAGAAAAGCATGATGCTCAAATGTGACTGcagtcaaatacatttttaaaataaattggctATAAAAAAGATGAAACAAGATAAATCATTAGTAATAAGCCTCAAACCATTCAAAGACGCACAGAAATA is part of the Carassius gibelio isolate Cgi1373 ecotype wild population from Czech Republic chromosome A4, carGib1.2-hapl.c, whole genome shotgun sequence genome and harbors:
- the LOC127978129 gene encoding uncharacterized protein LOC127978129, which encodes MDQVACTGNELTVRDCPFTGWGVSSCLDGLHAGVSCQPTARKVVLRIVVKAESGFNVNDPDIKNKLLDMIGNVVGDRGKYKEYWRIQPDDEQVFHKQRTATGLF
- the LOC127977955 gene encoding soluble scavenger receptor cysteine-rich domain-containing protein SSC5D, whose product is MFNSLWLILILDFGNVPPVESFLRLMNGIGFCSGRVEVLYNGTWGTVCGDYWNQSHAAVVCREMGCGDVIEAMPEAYFGEGSGQIWMDDVNCTGTESSLMDCETLGWGTHDCEHSEDAGVICEDFIRLINGPDSCSGRVEVLHDGQWGTVCDDGWDQTDAAVVCKELNCGNVIEAKSAAYFGPGVGPVWMGDVQCTGTEASLVNCTSTTWGIQNCEHLKDAGVTCNNVKLVDGSRECDGRVQILYNEQWGAVCHSGWDLADATVLCQELNCGDIAEPKAYVQPSEQIWMDQVACTGNELTVQDCPFTGWGVSSCLDGLHAGVFCQKTVRKVLVRVVVKAESGVNVNDPDIKNKLLDMVGKVIGSKGKYTQYWRIQPDGQVFHKQRTATGLF